A single Thiohalobacter thiocyanaticus DNA region contains:
- a CDS encoding restriction endonuclease subunit S — translation MNEKRHPRTGVNPEYNQPCHSGKSRNPVTDNLDLWTSAILTKSITGRGSNGKQQGYGIKKLRELILELAVRGKLVSQDPNDEPASVLLEKIADEKTRLIKEGKIKKPQPLSKISKDEIPYALPVGWEWARFGNIFELEYGNNLPQVKRSNTGEYPVYGSNGVVGTHNEYSIESPCIVVGRKGSAGALNLCLSDGCWVTDVAYSVVPPSAMDLEFTFKLFHTLGLDNLGKGIKPGLSRNEAYILPVVIPPLAEQHRIVSKVDELMALCDQLEQQQTHSLEAHQALVETLLATLTSVESADDLDEAWSRIASHFDTLFATEHSIDQLKQTILQLAIMGKLVPQDPNDEPASVLLEKIAKEKTRLVKEKKIRKEKKLPEIGEDEKPFEQKNGWEWVRLGQVVHIRGGKRVSNGYQLLSNPTPYIYIRVSDMKDGAIDDSDLRYIDEAMYSKISQYIITKNDIYMTIVGATIGKCGLVPDKFDGMNLTENAARLTPFFVSKIYLYKALSTAFCQEQFIDKTKQVGVQKMALNRLASTIFPLPPLAEQHRIVAKVDELMFLCDALKSRLADAQNTQRHFADAIVEQAVA, via the coding sequence ATGAACGAAAAGCGTCATCCCCGCACAGGCGTGAATCCGGAATACAATCAGCCTTGTCATTCCGGCAAAAGCCGGAATCCAGTCACCGATAACCTTGACCTCTGGACCTCGGCCATCCTCACAAAGTCCATCACCGGGCGTGGCAGCAACGGCAAGCAGCAAGGCTACGGCATCAAGAAACTCCGCGAGCTGATCCTTGAACTGGCCGTACGCGGCAAGCTGGTGTCGCAGGACCCCAACGACGAACCGGCAAGCGTGTTGCTGGAAAAGATCGCGGACGAAAAGACGCGGTTGATAAAAGAAGGAAAAATTAAAAAACCGCAACCACTTTCTAAAATTTCTAAAGATGAAATTCCATATGCATTGCCTGTCGGATGGGAGTGGGCTCGATTTGGAAATATTTTCGAACTTGAATATGGTAACAATTTACCCCAAGTAAAAAGAAGTAATACCGGAGAATATCCTGTATATGGTTCAAATGGTGTAGTAGGCACGCACAACGAATACAGTATAGAGAGCCCGTGCATAGTGGTTGGTAGAAAAGGATCTGCTGGGGCTTTGAATTTATGTCTAAGTGATGGCTGCTGGGTAACTGATGTTGCTTACAGTGTCGTTCCACCTAGTGCAATGGATTTGGAGTTCACATTTAAACTCTTTCATACACTTGGGCTAGATAATTTAGGAAAAGGAATAAAGCCAGGTCTAAGTCGTAACGAAGCATATATACTGCCTGTGGTAATTCCTCCGTTAGCAGAACAACACCGCATCGTCTCCAAAGTCGACGAACTCATGGCTCTGTGCGACCAACTGGAACAACAACAGACCCACAGCCTCGAAGCCCACCAAGCCCTGGTCGAGACCCTGCTCGCCACGCTGACGAGCGTCGAATCGGCAGACGACCTCGACGAAGCCTGGAGCCGCATCGCCAGCCACTTCGACACCCTGTTCGCCACCGAGCACAGTATCGACCAACTCAAACAAACCATCCTCCAACTCGCCATCATGGGCAAGCTTGTCCCCCAGGACCCTAACGACGAACCAGCGAGTGTGTTGCTGGAAAAGATTGCCAAAGAAAAAACGCGGTTGGTTAAAGAGAAAAAGATAAGGAAAGAGAAAAAGTTGCCCGAGATAGGCGAGGATGAAAAGCCATTTGAGCAAAAGAACGGATGGGAATGGGTAAGGCTTGGTCAGGTGGTTCACATTCGAGGGGGTAAGCGTGTATCGAACGGCTACCAACTTTTGTCTAATCCAACCCCTTATATTTACATACGCGTTAGCGATATGAAAGATGGGGCAATTGATGATTCGGATTTAAGGTACATCGACGAAGCGATGTACTCGAAGATTAGTCAGTACATCATTACTAAAAACGACATCTACATGACTATTGTTGGCGCGACCATTGGAAAGTGCGGCCTTGTGCCGGATAAATTTGATGGAATGAACTTAACAGAAAATGCCGCACGGCTTACTCCATTCTTCGTTTCAAAAATTTATCTATACAAGGCGCTTTCTACCGCATTTTGCCAGGAACAATTTATAGATAAGACCAAGCAAGTCGGCGTACAAAAAATGGCACTAAATCGCCTGGCTAGTACTATTTTTCCGTTGCCACCGCTTGCAGAACAACACCGCATCGTCGCCAAAG